A single Pseudomonas brassicacearum DNA region contains:
- a CDS encoding DUF2334 domain-containing protein, with protein MQDTSVLLVLHDVAPQTWPDYQPFVEAVDALGQVPMTWLVVPDFHRNNALEAHPGFRRLLDSRVERGDELVLHGYYHCDDGPGARHPKDWFMRRVYTHEGEFYNLSEAAALARLRAGIETFERYHWPLKGFVAPAWLMSEGTRQALRQLPLSYTSDTQHLYRLPDFTAIDAPGLVWSARSAWRRGLSKVISDQREQRWRRAPVIRLGLHPVDMRHTFSRDYWLRTLERLLNEGRVPMTKVGWLATQGLRVSSAA; from the coding sequence ATACAGGACACTAGCGTACTCCTGGTGCTACACGACGTGGCACCGCAAACCTGGCCCGACTACCAGCCCTTCGTCGAAGCCGTTGACGCCCTTGGCCAGGTGCCGATGACCTGGTTGGTGGTGCCGGACTTTCATCGCAACAATGCCCTGGAGGCTCACCCCGGCTTCCGGCGCCTGCTCGACAGCCGGGTCGAGCGCGGCGACGAACTGGTGTTGCATGGCTACTACCATTGCGACGACGGCCCTGGCGCCCGTCATCCCAAGGACTGGTTCATGCGCCGGGTCTATACCCATGAGGGTGAGTTCTACAACCTGTCCGAGGCCGCCGCCCTCGCCCGCCTGCGCGCCGGTATCGAAACCTTTGAACGCTACCACTGGCCACTGAAGGGTTTCGTCGCCCCAGCGTGGTTGATGAGCGAAGGCACGCGCCAGGCCTTGCGCCAGTTGCCCCTGAGCTACACCAGCGACACCCAACACCTTTATCGCCTGCCCGACTTCACCGCCATCGACGCGCCGGGGCTGGTCTGGAGCGCTCGCAGCGCCTGGCGCCGTGGCCTGTCGAAAGTCATCAGCGACCAACGCGAACAGCGCTGGCGCCGGGCCCCGGTGATCCGCCTGGGCCTGCACCCGGTGGACATGCGCCATACCTTTTCCCGGGACTATTGGCTGCGCACCCTCGAACGCCTGCTCAACGAAGGTCGCGTGCCGATGACCAAAGTCGGCTGGCTGGCGACCCAGGGGCTGCGGGTCAGCAGCGCCGCATGA
- a CDS encoding lysylphosphatidylglycerol synthase transmembrane domain-containing protein produces the protein MKRLIWLGAALLTALLVPLLVGGGEMWSRVQRFPLSLLLAMLGMIVLCWGLNSMRLRLLLGEHRGRIGGLKSIGVVMATEFALCATPGGSGGPLTLMALLARNGVRPAHGSAVFAMDQLSDLLFFLCALVGILFYALFQNLSQRMEWMLALSAISLSGGLFGCVLVARYHRKLILLGARLLHHLRVKAVTRRRWARKILNFLAAFTDTLKLPKQTLFQVFGLTCLHWALRYSVLYLVLKGLGADLQWAWTFLVQMLSLSAGQFSLLPGGAGATELTSAALLAPMVGKSTAAAAILIWRAVTYYFYLVAGGPVFFLMVGRPLLKKLIRLRQA, from the coding sequence ATGAAACGGCTGATTTGGCTGGGCGCCGCCCTGCTCACGGCGTTACTGGTGCCGCTGCTGGTCGGTGGTGGGGAAATGTGGTCGCGAGTGCAGCGCTTTCCCTTGTCGCTGCTGCTGGCCATGCTCGGCATGATCGTGCTGTGCTGGGGCCTGAACTCCATGCGCTTGCGCCTGCTGCTGGGTGAACACCGTGGACGCATCGGCGGGCTGAAGAGCATCGGCGTGGTGATGGCCACCGAGTTCGCCCTGTGCGCGACGCCCGGTGGCAGTGGCGGCCCGCTGACGCTGATGGCCCTGCTGGCGCGCAACGGCGTGCGCCCGGCCCATGGCAGTGCAGTGTTTGCCATGGATCAGTTGAGCGACTTGCTGTTCTTCCTCTGCGCCTTGGTGGGCATTCTGTTCTACGCGCTGTTCCAGAACCTCAGCCAGCGCATGGAATGGATGCTGGCGTTAAGCGCGATTTCATTGTCTGGCGGGCTGTTCGGCTGCGTGCTGGTGGCCCGGTATCACCGCAAGCTGATCCTGCTGGGCGCTCGACTGCTGCACCACCTGCGCGTAAAAGCCGTCACCCGTCGACGTTGGGCGCGCAAGATCCTGAACTTCCTGGCAGCGTTCACCGACACCTTGAAGCTGCCAAAGCAGACGCTGTTCCAGGTCTTCGGCCTGACCTGTCTGCATTGGGCGCTACGCTACAGCGTGTTGTATCTGGTATTGAAGGGGCTGGGAGCGGATCTGCAGTGGGCCTGGACTTTCCTGGTCCAGATGCTGTCGCTGAGTGCGGGGCAATTCAGCCTGCTGCCGGGCGGCGCCGGGGCGACCGAGCTGACTTCGGCGGCGTTGTTGGCCCCCATGGTGGGCAAATCCACCGCGGCGGCGGCGATTCTGATCTGGCGGGCGGTGACCTATTACTTTTACCTGGTGGCCGGCGGGCCGGTGTTCTTCCTGATGGTCGGACGGCCGTTGCTCAAGAAACTGATCAGGCTCAGGCAGGCCTGA
- the purU gene encoding formyltetrahydrofolate deformylase has translation MRTFRLVIACPDRVGIVAKVSNFLASHNGWITEASHHSDNQSGWFFMRHEIRADSLPFGIEAFREAFAPIAEEFSMDWRITDTAQKKRVVLMASRESHCLADLLHRWHSDELDCDIACVISNHDDLRSMVEWHGIPYYHVPVNPQDKQPAFAEVSRLVKQHDAEVVVLARYMQILPPALCREYAHKVINIHHSFLPSFVGAKPYHQASMRGVKLIGATCHYVTEELDAGPIIEQDVVRVSHSDSIEDMVRFGRDVEKMVLARGLRYHLEDRVLVHGNKTVVF, from the coding sequence ATGCGCACTTTTCGTCTGGTGATTGCTTGCCCGGACCGCGTCGGCATCGTTGCTAAAGTCAGTAACTTTCTGGCGTCCCATAACGGCTGGATCACCGAAGCAAGCCATCACTCGGACAATCAAAGTGGTTGGTTTTTCATGCGTCACGAGATTCGTGCCGACTCGCTGCCCTTCGGTATCGAAGCCTTCCGTGAAGCGTTCGCCCCCATTGCCGAAGAGTTCTCGATGGACTGGCGTATCACCGACACCGCGCAGAAAAAACGCGTGGTGCTGATGGCCAGTCGTGAGTCTCACTGCCTGGCCGACCTGTTGCACCGCTGGCACAGCGATGAGCTCGATTGCGACATCGCCTGTGTGATTTCCAACCATGACGACTTGCGCAGCATGGTGGAATGGCACGGTATCCCGTACTACCACGTGCCGGTCAACCCGCAGGACAAGCAGCCGGCGTTCGCCGAAGTCTCGCGGCTGGTCAAGCAGCACGATGCCGAGGTGGTGGTGCTGGCCCGCTACATGCAGATCCTGCCGCCGGCCTTGTGCCGCGAATACGCCCACAAGGTCATCAACATCCACCACAGTTTCCTGCCGTCGTTCGTCGGTGCCAAGCCGTACCACCAGGCGTCGATGCGCGGTGTGAAGCTGATTGGCGCCACTTGTCACTACGTGACCGAAGAGCTGGATGCCGGCCCGATCATCGAGCAGGACGTGGTGCGCGTCAGCCACAGCGACAGCATCGAAGACATGGTGCGTTTCGGCCGTGACGTAGAGAAGATGGTGTTGGCCCGGGGCCTGCGTTATCACCTGGAAGACCGAGTGCTGGTGCACGGCAACAAGACCGTGGTGTTCTGA
- the mvaT gene encoding histone-like nucleoid-structuring protein MvaT, whose protein sequence is MSLINEYRATEEAIKELQARLKNLSQDDKLQTELEFEGKLRTLMGEYSKSLRDIIALLDPDAKSSKAPRGAVKTTGTKRARKVKQYKNPHNGEVIETKGGNHKTLKEWKAKWGGDVVEGWATLLG, encoded by the coding sequence ATGTCCTTGATCAATGAATACCGCGCCACAGAAGAAGCCATCAAAGAACTGCAAGCTCGCCTGAAAAACCTGTCCCAAGACGACAAACTGCAAACCGAGCTTGAATTCGAAGGCAAACTGCGCACGCTGATGGGCGAATACTCCAAGTCGCTGCGCGACATCATTGCCCTGCTGGATCCAGATGCCAAATCGAGCAAAGCACCACGTGGCGCCGTGAAAACTACCGGTACCAAACGCGCTCGCAAAGTTAAGCAATACAAGAACCCGCACAACGGCGAAGTCATCGAAACCAAAGGTGGCAACCACAAGACTCTGAAAGAGTGGAAAGCCAAGTGGGGCGGTGACGTGGTTGAAGGCTGGGCAACCCTGCTGGGCTAA
- the sbcB gene encoding exodeoxyribonuclease I, which translates to MTSIFWYDYETTGINPRCDRPLQVAGIRTDFELNEIDEPVNLYCRPSDDILPHPAACAITGITPTCLAEKGLSEADFMTRVHGQLAAPGTCGAGYNTLRFDDEMTRYSLYRNFFDPYAREWQGGNSRWDLIDLVRAAYALRPQGIVWPQEDGRVTLKLERLTAANGIDHGQAHDALSDVRATIALARLIRQQQPRLYDWLFQLRSKQKVMDQIRLLQPMVHISGRFSAARHYVGVVLPLAWHPKNRNALIVCDLHLDPQGLLDDDAESLRQRLYTRREELLEGELPVPLKLIHINKCPVIAPLAVLRAEDQQRLELDMEGYQQRALRLTDAQKVWQDKLQAIYGREDFTASEDPEQQLYAGFLGDRDRRLCEQVRMADPVQLTQERWPFDDERLPELLFRYRARNFPDTLSPEEQERWRLFCQQRLSTPEWGAPNTLESFDKAMGEWMALSTPVQQEVLREWQGYSQQLRKRLSLEPR; encoded by the coding sequence GTGACTTCCATTTTCTGGTACGACTACGAAACCACCGGCATCAACCCGCGTTGCGATCGGCCCTTGCAGGTGGCGGGTATCCGTACCGATTTCGAGCTCAATGAAATCGACGAACCGGTGAACCTGTATTGCCGGCCCAGCGATGACATCCTGCCTCATCCGGCGGCCTGTGCGATTACCGGTATCACCCCGACATGCCTGGCCGAAAAAGGCTTGAGCGAAGCCGATTTCATGACCCGTGTCCACGGCCAACTCGCCGCGCCCGGCACCTGTGGCGCCGGCTACAACACCCTGCGCTTCGACGATGAAATGACCCGCTACAGCCTCTATCGAAATTTCTTCGACCCGTACGCGCGGGAATGGCAGGGCGGTAACAGTCGCTGGGACCTGATCGATCTGGTGCGCGCGGCCTATGCGCTGCGCCCGCAAGGCATTGTCTGGCCGCAAGAGGACGGTCGCGTGACCCTCAAGCTCGAGCGCTTGACCGCCGCCAATGGCATCGACCATGGCCAGGCCCACGATGCATTGTCGGACGTGCGCGCGACCATCGCCCTGGCCCGCCTCATCCGTCAGCAGCAGCCCCGGCTCTACGACTGGCTGTTCCAGTTGCGCAGCAAACAGAAGGTGATGGACCAGATCCGCCTGTTGCAGCCCATGGTGCATATTTCCGGTCGCTTCTCGGCGGCGCGTCATTACGTCGGCGTGGTCTTGCCGCTGGCCTGGCACCCGAAAAACCGCAACGCCCTGATCGTCTGCGACCTGCACCTGGACCCCCAAGGCCTGCTGGACGACGATGCCGAAAGCCTGCGCCAGCGTTTGTATACCCGCCGTGAAGAATTGCTCGAAGGTGAGTTGCCGGTGCCCCTCAAGCTTATTCATATCAACAAATGCCCGGTAATCGCGCCGTTGGCGGTGCTGCGCGCCGAAGACCAGCAGCGACTGGAATTGGATATGGAGGGCTATCAGCAGCGGGCATTGCGGCTAACAGACGCACAGAAAGTTTGGCAGGATAAACTTCAGGCTATTTATGGTCGGGAGGATTTCACCGCCAGCGAGGATCCCGAGCAACAGTTGTACGCAGGTTTTTTGGGGGATCGCGATCGGCGTTTATGTGAACAAGTCCGTATGGCGGACCCGGTGCAATTGACCCAAGAACGCTGGCCTTTTGATGATGAGCGTTTGCCGGAACTATTGTTCCGATATCGCGCACGCAACTTTCCGGATACGTTGAGCCCCGAAGAGCAGGAACGTTGGAGACTTTTCTGTCAACAACGGCTGTCAACCCCGGAATGGGGCGCGCCTAATACCTTGGAAAGTTTTGATAAGGCGATGGGGGAGTGGATGGCCCTGTCTACGCCAGTGCAGCAAGAAGTACTCAGGGAGTGGCAGGGTTACAGCCAGCAATTGCGCAAACGTTTAAGCCTTGAGCCGCGATGA
- a CDS encoding RDD family protein, whose protein sequence is MLETPALQRNATLPAPLDTRYQVETPEGIDLPLRPAGLMPRAIAFAIDLGIRGLVLGLFFLALAFFGELGIGLGSILLFVVSWWYMVLFEVLNQGRSPGKQIMGLRVVQDDGRPIGWSASLIRNLLRFVDMLPFGYTFGAISCLQHPAFKRLGDLAAGTLVVYREQPVKRPTLPMAAPIRTPLTLSLHEQRAVLGFAERQAELSPARVNELAAILAAPLNVQVPNAAAELNGIARGLLGPT, encoded by the coding sequence ATGCTCGAGACACCAGCACTGCAAAGGAACGCGACGCTGCCCGCGCCCCTGGATACGCGCTATCAGGTTGAAACGCCCGAAGGCATCGACCTGCCGTTGCGCCCGGCCGGATTGATGCCGCGTGCAATCGCTTTCGCCATCGACCTGGGCATACGTGGGCTGGTGCTGGGTCTTTTCTTCCTGGCCCTGGCGTTTTTCGGCGAACTGGGGATCGGCCTGGGGTCCATCCTGCTGTTTGTCGTCAGTTGGTGGTACATGGTGCTGTTCGAGGTGCTCAACCAGGGTCGCTCTCCCGGCAAGCAGATCATGGGGCTGCGCGTGGTGCAGGACGATGGCCGGCCCATCGGCTGGTCGGCGTCGTTGATCCGCAACCTGCTGCGTTTCGTCGACATGCTGCCTTTCGGCTACACCTTCGGGGCCATCAGTTGCCTGCAGCATCCAGCGTTCAAGCGGCTGGGCGATCTCGCGGCCGGCACGCTGGTGGTGTATCGCGAACAGCCGGTCAAACGCCCTACATTGCCAATGGCAGCACCGATACGAACACCTTTGACCCTCAGCCTGCATGAGCAACGCGCCGTGCTGGGCTTCGCCGAACGCCAGGCAGAACTTTCCCCAGCGCGGGTCAACGAACTGGCTGCCATCCTGGCCGCGCCACTGAACGTCCAGGTGCCAAACGCCGCGGCCGAACTCAATGGCATCGCCCGCGGCCTGCTGGGGCCAACATGA
- a CDS encoding stage II sporulation protein M: protein MKQSLFESRHQGEWEHLTRQLDQLERSRSVPQSSDFPATYRRLCHHLALAQARGYSSLLVDMLQQLALRGHQQLYRDRSRPSTSLSAFILVGFPRLVREQWRFVLAASLMFLGSLVGIGLLVYLFPELVYSVLGADELSQIRSMYDPASGHLGRSVERAASEDWVMFGYYIMHNIGIAFQTFASGLMFGLGSAFFLFFNGLTIGAVAGHLTQIGSGETFWSFVIGHGAFELTAIALAGAAGLQLGWALIAPGRLTRGEALRLAAGKSVLMIGGVMLLLLIAAFIEAYWSSSAVTPATKYTVGALLWLLVISYLSLAGRVRHAPE, encoded by the coding sequence ATGAAGCAGAGCCTGTTCGAAAGCCGTCACCAAGGGGAATGGGAGCACCTGACCCGGCAACTCGACCAACTGGAGCGCAGCCGCAGCGTGCCCCAGAGCAGCGACTTTCCTGCTACCTACCGACGGCTTTGCCATCACCTGGCACTGGCCCAGGCCCGGGGCTACAGCAGCTTGCTGGTCGACATGCTGCAACAACTGGCGCTGCGCGGTCACCAGCAACTCTACCGGGACCGCAGCCGCCCCTCGACCAGTCTCTCGGCCTTTATCCTGGTCGGCTTTCCCCGACTGGTGCGTGAACAATGGCGATTCGTGCTGGCCGCCAGCCTGATGTTCCTGGGCAGCCTGGTGGGCATCGGGCTGCTGGTCTATCTGTTCCCGGAACTGGTCTACAGCGTGCTCGGCGCCGATGAACTCAGCCAGATCCGCAGCATGTATGACCCGGCCTCCGGGCACCTGGGACGCTCGGTCGAACGGGCCGCCAGCGAAGACTGGGTCATGTTCGGCTACTACATCATGCACAACATCGGCATTGCCTTTCAGACCTTTGCCAGTGGCTTGATGTTTGGCCTGGGGAGCGCGTTCTTCCTGTTTTTCAATGGCCTGACCATTGGCGCGGTGGCCGGGCACCTGACCCAGATCGGCTCCGGGGAAACGTTCTGGTCGTTCGTGATCGGCCACGGGGCTTTCGAACTCACCGCCATCGCCCTGGCCGGGGCCGCGGGCCTGCAACTGGGCTGGGCGTTGATCGCGCCGGGACGCCTGACCCGAGGCGAGGCCCTGCGGCTCGCGGCGGGCAAAAGCGTGCTGATGATCGGCGGCGTGATGCTGTTGCTGCTCATTGCCGCGTTCATCGAGGCCTACTGGTCCTCCAGCGCCGTGACGCCCGCTACCAAATACACGGTGGGCGCCTTGTTGTGGCTGTTGGTGATCAGCTATCTGTCGCTTGCCGGACGGGTCCGCCATGCGCCTGAGTGA
- a CDS encoding DUF4129 domain-containing protein: MRLSDATVVIRPRTTWEAMDLGVLMSQQHRRLLMTSWAIITLPVYLLLTLLLWESPSLVVMLFWWLKPAFDRLPLYILSKALFGETPTLRQALRQWPALLKPQLLASLTWRRLSLSRSFLMPVVQLEGLAGEARAQRLRVLQQRNRGAAQWLTIIGVHLETALWFGLMALFYLFVPQQVELQWDWETLVSAAEHDWLWFEHLVNFLYPLLLILWEPVYVACGFSLYLNRRTILEAWDIELVFRRLRQRLIGVAPALMLLALMLLPLAPPAFAAEDNSGPDSPRLLNQPLTSEASRESIKAILDAPPFKNPETVTRYRFGEETAESPKTETEAKPSWLKALFKWLGSQRFDIAAALIQVVLWAGLVAVIVWLAWRYRERLKTLVNRRPTQRLPVERAVPARMFGLDIREESLPADVAASVEQLWATQPREALGLLYRALLSRLHHDFKIPLKPADTEGQVLERVEQLKQDNLLGFSQSLTLHWQNIAYGHRVPPPHLQQELCDGWRELFGPGASR, encoded by the coding sequence ATGCGCCTGAGTGACGCCACCGTCGTCATCCGCCCACGCACCACCTGGGAAGCCATGGACCTCGGTGTGCTGATGAGCCAGCAGCATCGACGCCTGCTGATGACCAGTTGGGCGATCATCACGTTGCCGGTGTACCTGTTGCTGACCCTGCTGCTGTGGGAGTCACCTTCACTGGTGGTGATGCTGTTCTGGTGGCTGAAGCCGGCCTTCGACCGGCTGCCGCTGTACATTCTGTCCAAGGCATTGTTTGGCGAAACCCCCACCTTGCGGCAGGCGTTGCGCCAATGGCCTGCGCTGCTCAAGCCGCAGTTGCTGGCCAGCCTGACCTGGCGCCGGCTGAGCCTGAGCCGCAGCTTCCTGATGCCGGTGGTGCAACTCGAGGGGCTCGCCGGTGAGGCGCGGGCGCAGCGCTTGCGGGTATTGCAACAACGCAACCGCGGCGCGGCACAGTGGTTGACCATCATCGGCGTGCACCTGGAAACCGCCTTGTGGTTCGGCCTGATGGCCCTGTTCTATCTGTTCGTGCCGCAACAAGTCGAACTGCAATGGGATTGGGAGACACTGGTGTCAGCCGCCGAGCACGACTGGTTGTGGTTCGAACACCTGGTCAACTTCCTGTACCCACTGCTGCTGATCTTATGGGAGCCGGTGTATGTCGCCTGCGGCTTCAGCCTCTACCTGAACCGGCGCACAATCCTTGAGGCATGGGACATCGAACTGGTGTTCCGGCGCCTGCGCCAGCGCCTCATTGGCGTGGCCCCGGCATTGATGTTGCTGGCGCTCATGCTGCTGCCGCTGGCGCCCCCGGCGTTTGCCGCCGAGGACAACAGCGGCCCCGACAGCCCGCGGCTGCTCAACCAGCCGCTCACCAGCGAAGCCTCCCGGGAGAGCATCAAGGCAATCCTCGACGCCCCGCCATTCAAGAACCCCGAGACCGTCACCCGCTATCGTTTTGGCGAAGAAACTGCCGAATCCCCCAAGACCGAGACCGAAGCCAAACCGAGCTGGCTCAAGGCATTGTTCAAATGGCTCGGCAGCCAACGCTTCGACATCGCCGCAGCATTGATCCAGGTGGTGTTGTGGGCAGGCCTGGTGGCGGTGATCGTCTGGCTGGCCTGGCGCTATCGGGAAAGGCTCAAGACCCTGGTCAATCGCCGGCCGACGCAGCGCCTGCCGGTGGAACGAGCCGTACCTGCGCGCATGTTCGGCCTGGATATTCGCGAAGAGAGCTTGCCCGCCGACGTCGCCGCCAGCGTCGAACAGCTGTGGGCCACGCAACCCCGTGAAGCCCTGGGCCTGCTGTACCGGGCGTTGCTCAGTCGGTTGCATCATGACTTCAAGATCCCCTTGAAACCGGCCGACACCGAAGGCCAGGTGCTGGAGCGCGTCGAACAGCTCAAGCAGGACAACCTGCTGGGCTTCAGCCAAAGCCTGACCCTGCATTGGCAGAACATTGCCTATGGGCATCGCGTCCCGCCGCCCCACCTGCAACAGGAACTGTGTGACGGCTGGCGCGAGCTGTTCGGTCCGGGAGCCTCTCGATGA
- a CDS encoding DUF4350 domain-containing protein, whose protein sequence is MSRHAGWLIGAVLAALVCAFGLYLYTKAEPYEEVVEHGPSPEVQANPYLAAEHFLRQQRINVEHANSLDVLPTLEPRQHSLLLLGERTHMTPREVEQLMNWTRAGGRLLFVAEALWDNSTGSSGDLLLDRVRLRQFLSKDLKEPAPELIKDRYPELTKLYLEDEEAPAYVGFDTDFHLEDPHNLAQAWANSALSTHMMQLNLGLGSVTVITDAELWKNEHIDQYDNAWLLWYLSADTDVTLLFNTDHDNLLTLLLRYFPQALVALLALIALWFWRSAVRHGPLQQPASKARRQLEEHVQASAGFHLRHNGQEYLLHALQQDVLRRARHLHPGFEQLAVAEQWQVLARLTRQPTRAISQALSPRPKQRLSRADFCRQVAHLQTLRNAL, encoded by the coding sequence ATGAGCCGGCACGCCGGGTGGCTGATCGGCGCCGTGCTGGCCGCTCTGGTGTGCGCATTCGGCCTCTACCTCTACACCAAGGCCGAGCCCTATGAAGAGGTCGTCGAGCACGGCCCCTCCCCTGAAGTCCAGGCCAATCCTTACCTGGCCGCCGAGCATTTCCTGCGCCAGCAACGCATCAACGTCGAACACGCCAACAGCCTGGATGTGCTGCCCACCCTGGAGCCTCGCCAGCACAGCCTGCTATTGCTGGGCGAGCGAACGCACATGACGCCACGGGAAGTCGAGCAATTGATGAACTGGACCCGGGCCGGCGGGCGCTTGCTCTTCGTTGCCGAAGCCTTGTGGGACAACAGCACCGGCAGCAGCGGCGACCTGCTGCTCGACCGCGTGCGCCTGCGCCAATTTTTGAGCAAGGACCTCAAGGAGCCGGCCCCTGAATTGATCAAGGACCGCTATCCGGAACTGACCAAGCTCTACCTGGAAGACGAAGAGGCGCCGGCGTATGTCGGCTTCGACACCGACTTCCACCTCGAAGACCCGCATAACCTGGCCCAGGCCTGGGCCAACAGCGCATTGTCGACCCACATGATGCAACTGAACCTGGGCCTGGGCTCGGTCACCGTGATCACCGACGCCGAGCTGTGGAAGAACGAACACATCGACCAGTACGACAACGCCTGGCTGCTCTGGTACTTGAGCGCCGACACGGACGTCACGCTGCTGTTCAACACCGACCACGACAACCTGCTGACCCTGTTGCTGCGATATTTCCCCCAGGCACTGGTGGCACTGCTAGCCTTGATTGCGCTGTGGTTCTGGCGCTCAGCGGTGCGTCATGGCCCACTGCAACAACCCGCCTCCAAGGCGCGGCGTCAGTTGGAAGAACATGTGCAGGCCAGCGCCGGTTTCCACCTGCGCCACAACGGCCAGGAGTACCTGTTGCATGCCTTGCAACAAGACGTGCTGCGCCGGGCCCGTCATCTTCACCCAGGCTTCGAACAACTGGCCGTCGCCGAACAATGGCAGGTACTCGCCCGCCTGACCCGACAACCGACGCGAGCCATCAGCCAGGCCTTGAGCCCCCGGCCGAAACAGCGCCTCTCCCGCGCTGACTTCTGCCGCCAGGTCGCCCATTTGCAAACCCTCAGGAATGCCTTATGA
- a CDS encoding AAA family ATPase — MTEQNEPVDGQAHAAQQRQRASQLAQAIRTELRKAVVGQNVVIDDVLTALIAGGHVLLEGVPGLGKTLLVRALARCFNGEFARIQFTPDLMPSDVTGHAVYDLQTEQFKLRKGPVFTNLLLADEINRAPAKTQAALLEAMQERQVTLEGRALPISQPFMVLATQNPIEQEGTYPLPEAELDRFMLKVRMDYPDADQELDMVRQVSRSTRADMLDVQPLRIVLQAKDVQALQRIASDLPMDDQVLDYAVRLARTTRSWPGLTLGAGPRASIALVRCARARALLRGGEFVVPDDIKGCALAVLRHRVRLAPELDIEGLSVDQVLGQLLDQVPAPRL; from the coding sequence ATGACTGAACAGAACGAACCTGTCGACGGCCAGGCCCACGCCGCCCAACAGCGCCAGCGCGCCAGTCAGTTGGCCCAGGCCATCCGCACCGAACTGCGTAAAGCGGTGGTCGGCCAGAACGTGGTGATCGACGATGTGCTCACCGCACTGATCGCCGGCGGGCATGTGCTGCTCGAAGGCGTTCCCGGGCTGGGCAAGACCTTGCTGGTGCGGGCCCTGGCTCGCTGTTTCAACGGCGAGTTCGCGCGCATCCAGTTCACCCCCGACCTGATGCCCAGCGACGTCACCGGGCACGCGGTGTACGACTTGCAGACCGAGCAGTTCAAGCTGCGCAAGGGCCCGGTGTTCACCAACCTGTTGCTGGCCGACGAGATCAACCGCGCGCCGGCCAAGACCCAGGCTGCGCTGCTCGAAGCCATGCAGGAACGCCAGGTCACCCTCGAAGGCCGCGCCCTGCCCATCAGCCAGCCGTTCATGGTCCTCGCCACCCAGAACCCCATTGAACAGGAAGGCACCTACCCACTGCCGGAAGCCGAGCTCGACCGCTTCATGCTCAAGGTGCGCATGGACTACCCGGACGCCGACCAGGAGCTGGACATGGTGCGCCAGGTCAGCCGCTCGACCCGCGCCGACATGCTCGACGTGCAGCCGCTGCGCATAGTGTTGCAGGCCAAGGACGTGCAAGCGCTGCAACGCATTGCCAGTGACCTGCCGATGGACGACCAGGTCCTCGACTACGCCGTGCGCCTGGCCCGTACTACCCGCAGTTGGCCGGGCTTGACCCTCGGCGCCGGCCCGCGCGCCTCGATTGCGCTGGTACGTTGCGCCCGGGCCCGGGCGTTGTTGCGCGGGGGCGAGTTCGTGGTGCCGGATGACATCAAGGGCTGCGCCCTGGCCGTGCTGCGCCATCGCGTACGCCTGGCGCCGGAACTGGACATCGAAGGGCTGTCGGTGGACCAGGTGCTGGGGCAACTGCTCGATCAAGTGCCGGCGCCGCGGTTGTGA